In a single window of the Eshraghiella crossota genome:
- the fliY gene encoding flagellar motor switch phosphatase FliY — MDGMLSQEEINALLAGANADGLADANTDGEETLTDEQKDAIGEISNISMGTAATTLSTLLNQTVNITTPKVTYMNWQELADSYDKPCVFLQISYTSGLDGNNVLVLKERDVKIITDLMMGGPGNVSDEPIGELHLSAIGEAMNQMMGSAATSMSSMLGKKIDISPPIANLVDLNDNNKKDIPEFLQKRFVKVSFRMTIGTLIDSEIMQLYPFDFARHLYETFMHDAVSGMTTSTKEAQPEQQASEPAPQPQPVQQPAPQPQPVQQPAPQPQPVQQPAPQPQPVQQPTPQPQQMAGAVPPQGYAMPPQGYAMPPQGYAMPSQNYENVNVQPASFQPFTGGNALPGHENIDLIMDVPLEVTVELGRTTKSIKEILEFAPGTIVELNKIAGEPIDVLVNGKYVAKGEVVVIEESFGVKITEIVK; from the coding sequence AAGAGACACTTACAGATGAGCAGAAAGACGCCATCGGAGAAATCTCCAATATCAGTATGGGAACTGCCGCAACAACACTCAGTACCCTGCTTAACCAGACTGTAAATATTACAACACCTAAGGTTACATATATGAATTGGCAAGAACTTGCCGATTCTTACGACAAGCCTTGCGTATTTTTGCAGATTTCTTATACATCGGGACTTGACGGCAATAATGTTCTTGTATTAAAGGAGCGGGACGTTAAGATTATTACTGACCTTATGATGGGTGGCCCGGGTAATGTAAGCGATGAACCTATCGGAGAATTACATCTTAGTGCAATCGGTGAAGCAATGAACCAGATGATGGGCTCTGCCGCCACTTCGATGTCTTCAATGTTAGGAAAGAAGATAGATATAAGTCCGCCAATTGCTAATCTGGTTGATTTGAATGACAACAATAAGAAGGACATACCTGAATTCCTTCAGAAACGTTTTGTAAAAGTTTCTTTCAGAATGACTATAGGTACACTTATAGACAGTGAGATTATGCAGCTGTACCCGTTTGATTTTGCAAGACATCTTTATGAGACATTTATGCATGATGCTGTTTCCGGAATGACAACATCAACGAAAGAGGCACAGCCTGAACAACAGGCATCCGAGCCGGCACCACAGCCACAGCCTGTACAGCAGCCGGCACCACAGCCACAGCCTGTACAGCAGCCGGCACCGCAGCCACAGCCTGTACAGCAACCGGCACCACAGCCACAGCCTGTACAGCAGCCGACACCACAGCCACAGCAGATGGCAGGAGCGGTTCCGCCACAAGGATATGCAATGCCACCACAGGGATATGCAATGCCACCACAGGGATATGCAATGCCATCCCAGAATTACGAGAATGTAAACGTCCAGCCGGCTTCTTTCCAGCCATTTACAGGTGGAAATGCGTTGCCGGGTCATGAGAATATTGACCTTATTATGGACGTGCCTCTTGAGGTGACAGTAGAACTTGGCAGAACAACCAAGTCAATCAAAGAAATTCTTGAATTTGCGCCGGGAACTATCGTTGAGCTTAACAAAATAGCAGGTGAACCTATTGATGTACTTGTAAATGGCAAGTATGTTGCCAAAGGTGAAGTAGTTGTTATTGAAGAAAGTTTTGGTGTTAAAATTACAGAAATAGTTAAATAA
- a CDS encoding response regulator has protein sequence MAKNILICDDAAFMRMMIKDILTKNGYTVVGEAENGAKAVEKYAELKPDLVLMDITMPEMDGIQALKKIKEADPSATVIMCSAMGQQAMVIESIQSGAKDFIVKPFQADRVLEAVRKVVG, from the coding sequence ATGGCTAAGAATATTTTAATTTGCGATGATGCAGCATTCATGAGAATGATGATTAAAGACATTCTTACTAAGAATGGATATACTGTAGTCGGAGAAGCTGAGAACGGAGCTAAAGCCGTTGAGAAATATGCTGAACTGAAGCCGGACCTCGTCCTTATGGATATTACAATGCCTGAGATGGACGGAATACAGGCTCTTAAGAAAATTAAAGAAGCGGATCCTTCAGCAACCGTAATTATGTGTTCAGCAATGGGACAGCAGGCGATGGTTATTGAATCAATCCAGTCCGGTGCGAAAGATTTTATTGTTAAGCCTTTTCAGGCAGACAGAGTTCTTGAGGCTGTAAGAAAAGTTGTTGGTTAA
- a CDS encoding flagellar biosynthetic protein FliO, whose amino-acid sequence MVTVSLANNSVAQFISVTVIFLVVLAVTYFTTRWIGSYQKKQISCGNIKIVESLRLSGNKILEVVNVGDKYFLIAVCKDTVTTIGEINGDELVLTDNTKTGETFGNVFSRFKIVHKDKTEKEETDEEET is encoded by the coding sequence ATGGTAACTGTTTCACTTGCTAATAACAGTGTTGCACAGTTTATTTCGGTAACAGTAATCTTTCTGGTAGTTCTTGCCGTTACATATTTTACTACACGGTGGATTGGTTCTTATCAGAAGAAGCAGATAAGCTGCGGCAACATTAAAATTGTTGAGAGTCTGAGACTTTCAGGTAATAAGATTTTAGAGGTTGTTAATGTGGGCGATAAGTATTTCCTTATTGCTGTATGTAAAGATACTGTTACAACCATAGGCGAGATTAACGGTGATGAACTTGTACTTACTGACAATACTAAGACAGGAGAGACATTTGGTAATGTCTTTTCAAGATTTAAGATAGTTCATAAAGATAAAACAGAAAAGGAAGAGACAGATGAAGAAGAAACATAA
- the fliP gene encoding flagellar type III secretion system pore protein FliP (The bacterial flagellar biogenesis protein FliP forms a type III secretion system (T3SS)-type pore required for flagellar assembly.), with translation MKKKHKLFLRLVRLVFVIAIVFTVIHLSRTNIYATDTIPTVSETETTGSSNLTIGISAGNGSDLASVLQILLVLTVIALAPSILIMLTSFTRIIIVLHFTRSAIGTQTAPPNQVLVGLALFLTFFIMAPTFKTVYDDAIKPLSKNEITSEEAYDVGIKPIRQFMLEQTNTKDIRMFIDIAKVDTSTLKDYDDIPIQVLIPSFIVSELRIAFIIGFLIYIPFIIIDMVVSSALMSMGMMMLPPTTISLPFKILLFIMADGWNLVIGNLVKTFY, from the coding sequence ATGAAGAAGAAACATAAGCTCTTCTTGAGACTTGTAAGGCTTGTTTTTGTCATTGCAATTGTTTTTACGGTAATCCATTTAAGCAGGACCAATATTTATGCAACGGATACCATTCCTACCGTGAGTGAGACAGAGACAACCGGTTCAAGTAATTTAACAATAGGAATATCGGCAGGAAATGGAAGTGACCTTGCAAGCGTATTGCAGATACTTTTGGTATTGACAGTTATTGCACTTGCTCCTTCCATTCTTATTATGCTTACTTCTTTTACAAGAATTATTATCGTGCTGCATTTTACGCGTTCAGCAATAGGCACCCAGACGGCACCGCCTAACCAGGTGCTTGTGGGACTTGCTCTTTTTCTTACTTTCTTTATCATGGCACCTACTTTTAAGACGGTGTATGATGACGCAATTAAGCCTTTATCCAAGAATGAGATAACGTCGGAGGAAGCGTATGATGTGGGCATTAAGCCGATAAGACAGTTTATGTTGGAGCAGACCAACACCAAGGACATAAGGATGTTTATCGATATAGCCAAGGTGGATACTTCAACGCTGAAGGACTATGATGATATACCGATTCAGGTATTGATACCGAGTTTTATAGTCAGTGAATTAAGAATTGCTTTTATAATAGGTTTCCTTATCTATATACCGTTTATAATAATAGATATGGTTGTTTCATCGGCACTTATGTCCATGGGTATGATGATGCTTCCGCCAACGACAATATCGTTGCCGTTTAAGATACTTTTGTTTATAATGGCTGACGGATGGAATCTTGTTATAGGTAATTTAGTTAAGACTTTTTACTAG
- the fliQ gene encoding flagellar biosynthesis protein FliQ has protein sequence MSEQQIIDISRKALYLIIQCSAPILIISLVVGLVISIFQTMTSIQEQTLTFVPKIIAVFIGVMLFGSWMLNNITSYMNELWSNFNMYIGRS, from the coding sequence ATGTCAGAACAACAGATAATTGATATATCAAGAAAAGCACTTTATCTTATAATCCAGTGTTCGGCACCGATTCTGATTATTTCTCTTGTTGTCGGTCTTGTTATAAGTATATTCCAGACAATGACATCCATTCAGGAGCAGACTTTGACATTCGTTCCGAAGATTATAGCAGTCTTTATCGGAGTAATGTTGTTTGGTTCATGGATGCTCAATAATATTACATCATATATGAACGAGCTTTGGTCTAATTTTAATATGTACATAGGTCGTTCATAA
- the fliR gene encoding flagellar biosynthetic protein FliR encodes MFNYEVALNYWEVFLLILVRIASFVYTAPFFNMANTPQRTKLGLAFFISLIVFTLVPDRTLEYSSILEYAILVIKESVVGLLLGFSCMVCVQTITFAGNIIDSNIGLSMASEYDPTLRDQTTVSGTLYYYTVFLLLMVSGLYQFLISAIVDTYTIIPINGLSVNPSLYSSVVTLVSDYFIIGFRIALPVFVSLLIVNCVLGILAKVASQLNMFAVGIQIKILAGLVIMFVTVGLLPQIANFIYQNIKAAVKLIAGGLR; translated from the coding sequence ATGTTTAATTATGAGGTAGCTTTGAATTACTGGGAGGTTTTTCTCCTGATTTTGGTACGTATAGCTAGCTTTGTTTATACGGCACCTTTTTTTAATATGGCTAATACACCTCAGAGGACTAAACTGGGGTTAGCTTTTTTTATTTCGTTAATTGTGTTTACGCTTGTTCCGGACAGAACGCTGGAATACAGCAGTATTCTGGAATATGCGATTCTTGTAATCAAGGAGAGCGTAGTCGGGCTTTTACTTGGTTTTTCCTGTATGGTCTGTGTGCAGACCATAACTTTTGCGGGTAACATTATTGACAGTAATATTGGTTTGTCAATGGCAAGCGAGTATGACCCTACCCTTAGAGACCAGACTACAGTATCAGGTACGCTATATTACTATACGGTATTTTTACTCCTTATGGTATCGGGACTTTATCAGTTCCTTATATCAGCGATTGTGGATACATATACTATTATCCCTATAAACGGATTATCAGTTAATCCTTCCTTATACAGTTCGGTGGTTACGCTTGTTTCTGATTATTTTATAATAGGTTTCAGGATTGCTTTACCGGTATTTGTATCGCTCCTTATTGTGAACTGTGTATTGGGTATTCTGGCAAAAGTCGCATCACAGCTTAATATGTTTGCTGTTGGTATCCAGATAAAAATCCTGGCAGGTCTTGTCATAATGTTTGTTACTGTAGGACTGCTTCCGCAGATAGCCAATTTTATATATCAGAACATTAAGGCTGCGGTTAAGCTGATTGCGGGAGGACTTAGATGA
- the flhB gene encoding flagellar biosynthesis protein FlhB → MIKYNLQFFAKDGPGGQRTEPATAKKLKDARKKGQVAKSRDLTSSVSLLVFFIILKIYVGTMGTKFINEFKVIYKKMGEVNATSLELNSLSRFFKNYMSDAILDMLVILLPIMAAAVLVAFVGDLVQVKWKPTAEPMKPKADKFNPVNGIKRIFSVKTLVQLLKSIAIVAICMLVTYNKLKKEIGLLYNFYNISLEAAIIRMGDVLLDVGITISVIYLIVGIADFIFEYVKFKNDMKMSKQELKDEWKDTEGNPEVKNQQKRRMNEASRRRMMQAVPEADVVITNPTHFAVALKYEQNSGKAPVVVAKGEDYLAQKIKETARKNQVEIVENKPLARMLYYNVDLGSEIPQELYQAVAEVLAFVWKVKHKI, encoded by the coding sequence ATGATCAAATACAATCTGCAGTTCTTCGCCAAAGACGGACCGGGTGGACAGAGGACCGAACCGGCTACTGCCAAGAAATTAAAAGATGCGAGAAAAAAAGGTCAGGTTGCTAAAAGTAGGGACCTGACAAGCTCGGTTTCCCTGCTGGTATTTTTTATAATACTAAAGATATATGTAGGGACGATGGGAACTAAATTCATTAATGAATTTAAGGTTATTTACAAAAAGATGGGCGAGGTCAATGCAACCTCCCTTGAACTTAATTCCCTTTCGAGATTTTTTAAAAATTATATGTCGGATGCCATACTTGATATGCTTGTAATTCTGCTTCCTATAATGGCTGCAGCAGTGCTTGTGGCATTTGTAGGTGATTTGGTCCAGGTAAAATGGAAACCGACTGCAGAACCAATGAAACCGAAAGCGGATAAATTTAATCCGGTGAACGGCATAAAGCGTATTTTTTCAGTTAAAACGCTTGTTCAGCTGCTTAAGTCCATTGCCATTGTGGCAATATGTATGTTAGTAACCTATAATAAATTAAAAAAAGAAATAGGACTGCTTTATAATTTTTATAATATATCCCTTGAAGCGGCAATTATCAGAATGGGAGATGTACTTCTGGATGTAGGTATAACCATCAGTGTGATATATCTGATTGTGGGAATTGCCGATTTTATTTTTGAATATGTCAAGTTCAAAAATGATATGAAAATGTCTAAGCAGGAATTAAAAGATGAATGGAAGGATACCGAAGGTAATCCTGAAGTTAAGAACCAGCAGAAGCGAAGGATGAACGAGGCATCAAGGAGAAGAATGATGCAGGCAGTTCCCGAGGCTGATGTTGTAATTACGAACCCTACCCACTTTGCGGTTGCATTGAAATATGAACAGAATTCAGGAAAAGCACCTGTTGTTGTGGCAAAGGGAGAAGATTATCTTGCACAGAAAATTAAAGAGACTGCAAGGAAAAATCAGGTTGAAATCGTTGAAAACAAACCTCTTGCAAGGATGCTCTACTATAATGTTGACCTGGGCAGTGAGATTCCACAGGAACTGTATCAGGCAGTAGCTGAGGTTCTTGCCTTTGTATGGAAAGTTAAACATAAAATATAA